One genomic segment of Pseudomonadota bacterium includes these proteins:
- a CDS encoding 4-carboxy-4-hydroxy-2-oxoadipate aldolase/oxaloacetate decarboxylase, whose translation MIGKSGVAVRHIQRAPAAAVVQLAKLGVATVHEAMARVGLLAPYMRPIYPGARVCGPAVTVLGHPGDNWMLHVAAELLQQGDVVVMGLSSANADGMFGDLLATSFRARGALGLVIDASVRDTAELREMQFPVWSKQVNAKGTIKATVGSVNTPILCAGALVNPGDVIVGDDDGLVVVPAAQAADVAQAAQAREAKETAMRARLKAGELGLDIYDMRAKLAAAGLKYYDKPEDVK comes from the coding sequence ATGATCGGTAAATCCGGCGTGGCAGTGCGCCACATCCAGCGTGCCCCGGCCGCCGCGGTCGTGCAACTGGCGAAACTCGGCGTCGCGACCGTCCACGAGGCCATGGCGCGTGTCGGCCTGCTGGCGCCGTACATGCGGCCTATCTACCCGGGCGCGCGGGTGTGCGGCCCGGCGGTCACCGTGCTCGGGCATCCGGGCGATAACTGGATGCTGCACGTCGCGGCCGAGCTGTTGCAGCAGGGCGACGTGGTGGTGATGGGTTTGTCGTCCGCCAACGCCGACGGAATGTTTGGCGACCTGCTGGCGACGTCGTTCCGCGCGCGCGGCGCGCTCGGCCTGGTAATCGACGCCAGCGTGCGCGACACGGCCGAGTTGCGCGAAATGCAGTTCCCCGTCTGGTCGAAGCAGGTGAATGCCAAGGGCACGATCAAGGCGACGGTGGGTTCGGTGAACACGCCCATCCTGTGTGCCGGGGCGCTGGTGAATCCGGGAGATGTCATCGTCGGCGATGACGACGGCCTGGTCGTGGTGCCGGCCGCGCAGGCCGCCGACGTTGCCCAGGCCGCGCAGGCACGCGAAGCCAAGGAAACGGCCATGCGCGCCCGCCTCAAGGCCGGAGAATTGGGCCTCGATATCTATGACATGCGCGCGAAACTCGCCGCGGCCGGCCTCAAGTACTACGACAAGCCCGAAGACGTGAAGTGA
- a CDS encoding amidohydrolase family protein translates to MSVDPNKSCLPPDPNPATPRIELPPGACDAHCHVFGPASRFPYAADRSYTPPDAPVGNLRRLHATLGISRAVIVHASCHGSEMDVTLDAIASSGGQYRGVAVVRDSVSDAELARLHAGGIRGIRFNFVKHLGGVPDLAVFYRLLARIKPLGWHVVLHFDAGDLLEQRELLARIDVPFIIDHMGRVKAAEGLTQQPFQSLLALYRSNPLAWIKICGAERVSAGKRPFRDALPFAQALLEIDASRLLWGTDWPHPNITKDMPNDGELVDLLGEMCPDEAVRARILVDNPTRLYWS, encoded by the coding sequence GTGAGCGTCGATCCGAACAAGAGTTGTTTGCCGCCGGACCCGAACCCGGCGACGCCGCGGATCGAGTTGCCGCCGGGTGCCTGCGATGCTCACTGCCACGTGTTCGGCCCGGCGTCGCGGTTTCCCTACGCCGCAGATCGCAGTTACACGCCGCCCGATGCGCCGGTCGGGAATCTGCGCCGCCTGCACGCCACTCTCGGCATCTCGCGCGCGGTCATCGTGCATGCGAGTTGTCACGGCAGCGAGATGGACGTCACGCTCGATGCGATCGCGTCGAGCGGTGGCCAGTATCGCGGCGTGGCGGTCGTCAGGGATTCCGTCAGCGACGCGGAGCTGGCGCGCCTGCATGCCGGTGGCATCCGCGGCATCCGCTTCAATTTCGTCAAACACCTGGGCGGCGTGCCGGACCTCGCCGTGTTCTACCGGCTGCTGGCGAGGATCAAGCCGCTGGGCTGGCACGTCGTGCTGCATTTCGATGCCGGAGATCTGCTCGAGCAGCGTGAATTGCTGGCGCGCATCGACGTGCCGTTCATCATCGATCACATGGGGCGCGTGAAGGCGGCGGAGGGGCTAACGCAGCAGCCGTTTCAGTCGCTGCTCGCGCTGTATCGAAGCAACCCTCTGGCGTGGATCAAGATCTGCGGAGCCGAGCGCGTCTCGGCCGGCAAACGTCCATTTCGCGATGCGTTGCCATTTGCCCAGGCGCTGCTGGAGATCGACGCGAGCCGGCTGCTGTGGGGAACGGATTGGCCGCATCCGAACATCACCAAAGACATGCCGAACGATGGTGAACTGGTCGACTTGTTAGGCGAGATGTGCCCGGACGAAGCGGTGCGCGCGCGTATCCTGGTCGACAACCCGACGCGTCTGTACTGGAGCTGA
- a CDS encoding GNAT family N-acetyltransferase codes for MDNTVAVRKLEVVTSREFAGLCDLLIDCVEGGASVSFMQPMTMPKAADFWREVAGGVSRGERVLVVAEDVHGTIVGTAQAVWPVAENQPHRADVEKMLVLRRARGKGVGALLLAAVEKAARDAGRTLLVLDTASAAAERLYERGGWQRVGIIPKYALMPDGPLCDTVFFYKDLAAD; via the coding sequence ATGGACAACACGGTCGCGGTTCGCAAACTCGAAGTCGTGACGTCGCGCGAATTCGCCGGACTCTGCGATCTGCTCATCGATTGCGTCGAAGGCGGCGCCTCGGTGAGCTTCATGCAGCCGATGACGATGCCGAAGGCTGCGGACTTCTGGCGCGAAGTCGCTGGCGGCGTGTCGCGCGGCGAACGCGTGCTGGTCGTCGCCGAAGACGTGCACGGAACCATCGTCGGGACAGCGCAGGCCGTCTGGCCCGTCGCGGAGAATCAGCCGCATCGCGCGGACGTCGAAAAAATGCTCGTGCTCCGCCGCGCTCGCGGCAAAGGCGTCGGAGCCCTGTTGCTCGCCGCGGTGGAAAAGGCCGCCCGCGATGCCGGCAGGACTTTGCTCGTGCTCGATACGGCCAGCGCCGCAGCCGAGCGGCTCTACGAGCGCGGCGGTTGGCAACGCGTCGGCATCATTCCGAAATACGCGCTGATGCCCGATGGCCCGCTCTGCGACACCGTGTTCTTCTACAAAGACCTCGCCGCCGATTGA
- a CDS encoding 4-oxalomesaconate tautomerase, translating into MQRPIPCWFMRGGTSRGPFFRASDLPSDIVARDRVLLAVMGSPDVRQIDGLGGADPLTSKAGIVKPGTGDIDLEFLFAQVSIKDASVDTTPNCGNMLAAVVPFAIESGMVKAGEDVTTLRVLTLNTDTLCDIEVQTPGGRVEYAGDARIDGVPGTAAPINITFLDTAGSVCGALFPTGNHLDRIDGLAVTCIDNGMPVVIMLATDLGVTGYESRDELNANDALKKRIESIRLAAGPLMKLGDVTHKVVPKMCLVAAPRAGGHICTRTFIPHTCHSAVGVLGAVTVATAAVTPGTVARRIARVAPGPNKLISVEHPSGEFTVALEMNAHHPDEVARASLLRTARLIMRGEVLIPDGVWTGES; encoded by the coding sequence ATGCAGCGTCCGATCCCCTGTTGGTTCATGCGTGGCGGCACCTCACGGGGCCCGTTCTTCCGCGCCTCCGATCTGCCATCCGACATCGTCGCGCGCGATCGCGTGCTGCTCGCCGTCATGGGCTCGCCCGATGTCCGGCAGATCGACGGCCTGGGTGGCGCGGACCCGCTCACCAGCAAGGCGGGCATCGTGAAACCCGGCACCGGCGACATCGACCTCGAATTTCTGTTTGCCCAGGTGTCTATCAAGGACGCTTCCGTGGACACCACTCCGAATTGCGGCAACATGCTCGCCGCGGTCGTGCCCTTTGCGATCGAGAGCGGCATGGTGAAGGCGGGCGAGGACGTGACGACGTTGCGGGTGCTCACGCTCAACACCGATACGTTGTGCGACATTGAAGTGCAGACGCCGGGTGGCCGCGTGGAATATGCCGGCGACGCGCGCATCGACGGCGTTCCCGGCACGGCCGCGCCCATCAACATCACGTTTCTGGATACCGCGGGCTCGGTGTGCGGCGCGCTGTTTCCCACCGGCAATCACCTCGATCGCATCGATGGCCTGGCCGTGACCTGCATCGACAACGGCATGCCGGTGGTCATCATGCTCGCCACCGATCTTGGCGTAACCGGTTACGAGTCGCGCGATGAGCTCAACGCGAACGACGCTCTCAAGAAGCGCATCGAATCGATCCGCCTCGCCGCCGGTCCTCTCATGAAGTTGGGCGACGTCACGCACAAGGTGGTGCCCAAGATGTGCCTGGTGGCCGCGCCGCGTGCGGGCGGCCACATCTGCACGCGAACTTTTATCCCGCACACCTGCCATTCCGCCGTCGGCGTGCTGGGTGCGGTGACGGTGGCGACCGCGGCGGTGACGCCGGGCACGGTCGCGCGGCGCATCGCGCGCGTGGCGCCGGGGCCGAACAAGCTGATCTCGGTCGAACACCCGAGCGGCGAGTTCACGGTCGCACTCGAGATGAATGCGCATCATCCGGACGAAGTGGCGCGCGCGTCATTGCTGCGCACCGCCCGGCTCATCATGCGCGGCGAAGTATTGATCCCCGATGGAGTCTGGACAGGTGAATCATGA
- the pobA gene encoding 4-hydroxybenzoate 3-monooxygenase, which yields MTATARGRTQVVIVGAGPAGLLLGQLLHNEGIDAVIVERRSADHVRGRIRAGVLEQGTVDVLARAGVATRLRTEGLVHEGFEIGFHGRRHRIPLKALVGKTVTVYGQTELTRDLMDARAASGAPTVYDAQDVELHDAGGSSPRVSYRRAGVAHEIACDFIAGCDGHHGVSRRSIPAEQLVSHERVYPFGWLGVLADVPPPWNELIYANSERGFALASIRSPTRVRCYIQCALEEKVENWSDARFWDEFRGRIGEDVGAALATPPSIEKSIAPLRSFVVEPLRHGSLFLAGDAAHIVPPTGAKGLNLAVSDVFYLHEALRDYYREGSQQPLDEYSSRCLRRIWKAERFSWWMTRQLHHFPDDAIATHMQETELEHLFDSEAAQISLAENYVGLPLI from the coding sequence ATGACTGCGACGGCCCGCGGGCGCACCCAGGTCGTCATCGTCGGCGCGGGCCCCGCCGGCCTGCTGCTTGGGCAACTGCTGCATAACGAGGGCATCGATGCGGTCATCGTCGAGCGGCGCAGCGCCGACCATGTCCGCGGTCGCATTCGCGCCGGCGTGCTCGAGCAAGGAACGGTGGACGTACTCGCACGCGCGGGCGTCGCCACGCGCCTGCGCACCGAGGGACTGGTCCACGAAGGCTTCGAGATCGGCTTTCACGGCCGCCGCCATCGCATTCCGCTCAAGGCGTTGGTCGGCAAGACCGTGACCGTCTACGGACAGACGGAACTGACACGCGATCTGATGGACGCGCGCGCGGCCAGCGGCGCACCCACGGTCTACGACGCGCAGGACGTCGAGTTGCACGACGCAGGCGGTTCTTCGCCGCGGGTTTCCTATCGTCGCGCCGGTGTCGCACACGAAATCGCCTGCGACTTCATCGCCGGCTGCGACGGTCATCACGGTGTGAGCCGGCGCAGCATCCCCGCCGAGCAGCTCGTTTCGCACGAGCGTGTCTATCCATTCGGATGGTTGGGGGTGCTCGCCGACGTACCCCCGCCCTGGAACGAACTCATCTATGCGAACTCGGAGCGCGGCTTCGCACTCGCCAGCATCCGTTCGCCGACACGTGTGCGTTGCTACATACAATGCGCGCTCGAAGAAAAGGTCGAAAACTGGAGCGACGCGCGTTTCTGGGACGAGTTCCGGGGCCGCATCGGCGAGGACGTCGGCGCCGCGCTCGCGACGCCACCCTCGATCGAGAAGAGCATTGCGCCACTGCGCAGCTTCGTGGTGGAACCGCTGCGCCATGGCAGTCTGTTCCTGGCCGGCGACGCCGCGCACATCGTGCCGCCGACCGGCGCGAAGGGCCTGAACCTCGCGGTCAGCGACGTGTTCTACCTCCACGAGGCGCTGCGCGACTACTACCGGGAAGGCTCGCAACAGCCACTCGACGAATACTCGTCGCGTTGCCTGCGGCGTATCTGGAAAGCCGAGCGCTTTTCCTGGTGGATGACGCGGCAGCTGCATCATTTTCCCGACGACGCCATCGCGACACATATGCAGGAAACAGAGCTCGAGCACCTGTTCGATTCGGAAGCGGCCCAGATAAGCCTGGCGGAGAATTACGTCGGCCTGCCGCTGATCTGA
- a CDS encoding class III extradiol dioxygenase subunit beta, which yields MARIVAGIACSHVPAIGAALDKGTAGNPYWAPYFSGTAPARDWLAKLKPDVAILVYNDHANAFSLQIIPTFLLGVAESFPVADEGFGPRPVPKVIGHPKFAWHLAESLILDEFDMTIANEMPVDHGLTVPLSVTCGQPAEWPFKVVPLCVNVVQYPPPTGLRCFKLGAAIAKAVASFPEDLRVVVYGTGGMSHQLQGERAGFVNREFDNDFLDGMVSDPERLTKISHTQYMRESGSEGIEMVMWLVMRGAVGSKVREAFRFYHVPTSNTASGLLCLDVQ from the coding sequence GTGGCTCGCATCGTGGCTGGAATCGCCTGCTCGCACGTCCCCGCGATCGGCGCCGCGCTCGACAAAGGCACCGCGGGCAATCCGTACTGGGCGCCCTACTTTTCCGGCACCGCGCCGGCACGCGACTGGCTCGCAAAACTCAAACCGGACGTCGCCATCCTGGTCTACAACGATCACGCCAATGCGTTCTCTTTGCAGATCATCCCCACGTTCCTGTTAGGCGTGGCCGAATCCTTTCCGGTGGCCGACGAAGGCTTCGGCCCCCGGCCCGTGCCCAAGGTGATCGGCCACCCGAAGTTCGCCTGGCACCTGGCCGAGTCGCTGATCCTCGACGAATTCGACATGACCATCGCGAACGAGATGCCGGTGGATCATGGCCTCACAGTGCCGCTGTCGGTGACCTGTGGTCAGCCGGCGGAATGGCCTTTCAAGGTCGTGCCGCTGTGCGTGAACGTCGTGCAGTACCCGCCGCCCACCGGCCTGCGCTGCTTCAAGCTGGGGGCCGCGATCGCCAAGGCGGTGGCGAGTTTTCCGGAAGACCTGCGCGTGGTCGTCTACGGCACGGGCGGCATGTCGCACCAGTTGCAGGGTGAGCGCGCAGGGTTCGTCAATCGCGAGTTCGACAACGATTTCCTCGACGGCATGGTCAGCGATCCCGAGCGCCTCACGAAGATTTCGCACACGCAGTACATGCGCGAGTCCGGCTCCGAAGGCATCGAGATGGTGATGTGGCTGGTGATGCGCGGCGCCGTCGGCAGCAAGGTGCGCGAAGCATTCCGCTTCTATCACGTGCCCACCTCCAACACCGCGTCGGGCCTGCTGTGCCTGGATGTTCAATAG
- a CDS encoding amidohydrolase family protein: protein MIIDCHGHYTTAPEPLNVWRKQQTEALKTPALTPAKGRVTISDDQIRDSLENAQLKLQRSRGTDVTIFSPRASAMGHHLGNETTSKHWSEHCNELIHRVCTLYPDNFIGVCQLPQSPGVDPRGVIPELERCINEFGFVGCNLNPDPSGGKFSEPPLTDKWWYPVYEKLCELDVPAMVHVSQSCNPAFHSTGSYYLSADTVAFMQLMTSDLFKDFPTLRLIIPHGGGAVPFHWGRFRGIAQDMKRPPLPELMSNNVFFDTCVYHQPGIDLLLKVVPIDNILFASEMVGAVRGIDPETGHYYDDTKRYIDGSSLSAADKHKIFEGNIRRVFPRLKI, encoded by the coding sequence ATGATCATCGACTGCCACGGGCACTACACGACCGCACCCGAGCCGCTCAACGTCTGGCGCAAGCAGCAGACCGAAGCGCTGAAGACGCCGGCACTCACGCCCGCCAAGGGCAGAGTCACGATCAGCGACGATCAGATCCGCGACTCGCTCGAAAATGCGCAGCTCAAGCTGCAGCGCTCGCGCGGCACGGACGTCACCATCTTCTCGCCGCGCGCCAGCGCGATGGGCCATCACCTCGGTAACGAAACCACCAGCAAACACTGGAGCGAGCATTGCAACGAGCTGATCCATCGTGTCTGCACGCTCTACCCGGATAATTTCATCGGCGTGTGCCAGTTGCCGCAGTCCCCCGGTGTGGATCCGCGCGGCGTGATCCCCGAGCTCGAGCGCTGCATCAACGAGTTCGGTTTCGTCGGCTGCAATCTCAATCCCGATCCTTCCGGCGGCAAATTCTCGGAACCGCCGCTGACGGACAAGTGGTGGTACCCGGTGTACGAGAAGCTCTGCGAGCTCGACGTGCCCGCCATGGTGCACGTCAGCCAGTCCTGCAACCCGGCATTCCACTCGACCGGCTCGTACTATCTATCCGCCGACACCGTGGCGTTCATGCAGCTGATGACTTCCGACCTGTTCAAGGATTTCCCGACGCTGCGCCTCATCATCCCGCACGGCGGCGGTGCGGTGCCTTTCCATTGGGGCCGCTTCCGCGGCATTGCGCAGGACATGAAACGTCCGCCTCTCCCTGAGCTCATGAGCAACAACGTCTTCTTTGATACCTGCGTCTATCACCAGCCCGGCATCGACCTGCTGCTCAAGGTCGTGCCCATCGACAACATCCTGTTCGCCTCGGAGATGGTCGGGGCAGTCCGCGGCATCGACCCCGAAACCGGCCACTACTACGACGACACCAAGCGCTACATCGACGGCTCGTCGCTGTCGGCGGCGGACAAGCACAAGATATTCGAGGGTAATATCCGCCGCGTGTTTCCCCGTTTGAAGATCTGA
- a CDS encoding Gfo/Idh/MocA family oxidoreductase, with translation MKVCVAGQGAFGVKHIEAIQKIPGIEIATLAGGSADSTAEVANRFGIPHWSLDLAECLARPGVAAAILATPTQMHARQGIQCMRAGKHVQIEIPVADNLADAEELLRVQQETGLICMGGHTRRFNPSHQWIHKRIKAGELRILQMDVQTYFFRRTNMNALGKPRSWTDHLLWHHACHTVDLFQYQTGENASVARAVQGPLHPDLKIAMDMSIQMKVPSGAVCTLSLSFNNDGPLGTFFRYICDHGTYIARYDDLLDGKNNAIDVSKVDVSMNGIELQDREFFAAIKAKREPNASVAQCLTAMRTLDTLEKSLL, from the coding sequence ATGAAGGTCTGCGTCGCGGGACAAGGCGCATTCGGCGTCAAACACATCGAAGCCATCCAGAAGATCCCCGGCATCGAGATCGCTACGCTCGCCGGTGGCAGCGCGGATTCCACCGCGGAGGTCGCGAACAGGTTCGGCATCCCGCACTGGTCGCTCGATCTCGCAGAGTGCCTGGCGCGGCCCGGCGTGGCCGCGGCGATTCTTGCGACCCCCACGCAGATGCACGCCCGGCAAGGCATTCAATGCATGCGCGCGGGCAAACACGTGCAGATCGAGATTCCGGTCGCGGACAACCTCGCCGATGCCGAAGAGCTGTTGCGCGTGCAGCAGGAAACCGGGCTCATCTGCATGGGCGGCCATACGCGCAGGTTCAACCCCAGCCATCAGTGGATTCACAAACGCATCAAGGCCGGTGAACTCAGGATCCTGCAGATGGACGTGCAGACGTATTTCTTCCGCCGCACCAACATGAACGCGCTCGGCAAGCCGCGCAGCTGGACGGATCACCTGCTCTGGCATCACGCCTGCCACACCGTTGATTTATTCCAGTACCAGACCGGCGAGAACGCCAGCGTGGCGCGCGCAGTTCAGGGCCCGCTGCATCCCGATCTCAAGATCGCGATGGACATGAGCATCCAGATGAAGGTGCCGTCGGGTGCCGTGTGCACATTGTCGCTGTCGTTCAACAACGACGGACCGCTGGGCACGTTCTTCCGCTACATCTGCGACCACGGCACGTACATCGCGCGGTACGACGATCTGCTCGATGGCAAGAACAACGCGATCGATGTTTCCAAGGTCGACGTGTCGATGAACGGCATCGAACTGCAGGATCGCGAGTTCTTCGCGGCCATCAAGGCGAAGCGCGAGCCGAATGCCAGCGTGGCGCAATGCCTGACGGCGATGCGCACGCTCGATACGTTGGAGAAATCCCTGCTCTAG
- a CDS encoding DUF1932 domain-containing protein produces MAVRIGFLGFGEVGQRFAFDLRAADADRAIAMFDLQLQQAVGDGLRRYADARGIATCADAAALAGSADLIFSAVTADQTVAAARSLCSRPLDNAWVIDVNSAAPAAKIECAALVAAAGGRYVEAAVMTSVPPHGIRVPMLLGGAHAAECERVMRELGFVAQTVSADLGIASAIKLCRSVVIKGLESLVIESFTAARVLGVEQQVLASLAETYPQFDWEQQGDYLFSRVIQHGKRRAEEMRASAAMLDATAVGGVLAAAIAQRQAQVAQLRAAGMFDDPTVMKPWRERADEMSP; encoded by the coding sequence ATGGCGGTGCGCATCGGATTTCTCGGGTTCGGCGAAGTCGGGCAGCGTTTCGCGTTCGACCTGCGTGCGGCGGATGCGGATCGCGCGATCGCCATGTTCGACCTGCAGCTGCAGCAGGCGGTGGGCGACGGGTTGCGACGGTATGCCGATGCGCGTGGCATCGCGACGTGCGCGGATGCGGCGGCATTGGCCGGCTCCGCGGATCTCATCTTCAGTGCCGTCACCGCGGATCAGACCGTCGCGGCGGCCCGTTCGTTGTGCTCGCGGCCGCTCGACAATGCCTGGGTGATCGACGTGAATTCCGCGGCGCCCGCCGCCAAGATCGAATGCGCTGCGCTGGTGGCCGCCGCGGGCGGGCGTTATGTCGAAGCGGCGGTGATGACGTCGGTGCCGCCGCACGGCATTCGAGTGCCCATGTTGTTAGGCGGTGCGCACGCCGCCGAATGTGAGCGGGTGATGCGCGAGCTCGGCTTCGTCGCGCAGACGGTTTCGGCGGATCTCGGCATCGCCTCGGCGATCAAGTTGTGCCGCAGCGTCGTCATCAAGGGGCTGGAATCGCTGGTCATCGAAAGTTTCACCGCTGCGCGCGTGTTGGGCGTCGAGCAGCAGGTGCTCGCGTCACTGGCCGAGACCTATCCGCAGTTCGACTGGGAGCAGCAGGGCGACTACCTGTTCTCGCGCGTGATCCAGCACGGCAAGCGGCGCGCCGAGGAAATGCGCGCCAGCGCCGCGATGCTCGATGCGACGGCCGTGGGCGGCGTGTTGGCCGCGGCGATCGCGCAGCGCCAGGCCCAGGTGGCGCAATTGCGTGCTGCCGGCATGTTCGACGATCCCACCGTCATGAAACCCTGGCGCGAACGCGCAGATGAGATGTCCCCATGA
- a CDS encoding enolase C-terminal domain-like protein: MRRREFLETLGTGAAFAFLPAFTRDAFAAAATLDDLVISEVEIVKVSGTHELVPGLNRQYQVNPLHVYAERRPKPFKDPPEGTRPESRPLSHFYVRIRTKGGLEGLYGAVDKEALPVLLGTLRPLVIGQNALAVERIWDQMYRSNRHSRASHFMMAISYIDNALWDLRGRHFDAPVFRLLGGPTQLPVRVYGSCLGFSVDPPLAGKRAAQLKKDGFIQQKWFLGYGPGDGARGMDLNVQLVKALREAVGDDVQLMFDAYQGWDLQYALEWCRKVEQYRPYFVEEAVPMSDLESFIRLSKSTTIPIATGEHLYGRWEAEQFFKADALQFIQADPEWCGGVSETVKIAHLASVHGVKLLPHCHNVHAALHIVASQSPSVCPFGEYLINHVPEKLHFMKDPLLTTNGLVQLSEKPGFGIEFDPAKVEKQEVLTSV, encoded by the coding sequence ATGAGACGCCGCGAATTTCTGGAAACGCTGGGTACGGGAGCGGCGTTCGCTTTTCTGCCGGCATTCACGCGTGACGCGTTCGCCGCGGCGGCCACGCTCGACGACCTGGTCATCAGTGAAGTCGAGATCGTGAAGGTCTCGGGTACTCATGAGCTCGTGCCCGGTCTCAACCGCCAATACCAGGTGAATCCGCTGCACGTGTACGCGGAGCGGCGCCCGAAGCCGTTCAAGGATCCACCCGAGGGCACGCGGCCCGAAAGCCGGCCGCTGTCGCATTTCTATGTCCGCATTCGCACCAAGGGCGGCCTCGAGGGCCTGTACGGCGCGGTCGACAAGGAAGCGTTGCCGGTGTTGTTAGGCACGCTGCGGCCGCTGGTCATCGGCCAGAACGCGCTCGCCGTCGAGCGCATCTGGGACCAGATGTACCGCTCCAACCGGCATTCGCGCGCCAGCCATTTCATGATGGCCATCAGCTACATCGACAATGCGCTGTGGGATCTGCGCGGCCGGCACTTCGATGCACCCGTGTTCCGCCTGCTGGGCGGGCCGACGCAATTGCCGGTGCGCGTGTACGGCAGCTGCCTCGGCTTCTCGGTGGATCCGCCGCTCGCGGGCAAACGCGCCGCGCAATTGAAGAAGGACGGCTTCATCCAGCAGAAATGGTTCCTGGGTTACGGCCCGGGCGATGGCGCGCGCGGCATGGATCTGAACGTGCAGCTGGTCAAGGCGCTGCGCGAGGCGGTGGGCGACGACGTGCAGCTCATGTTCGACGCCTACCAAGGCTGGGATCTGCAGTACGCGCTCGAGTGGTGCCGCAAGGTCGAGCAGTACCGCCCCTACTTCGTCGAAGAAGCCGTGCCCATGTCGGATCTCGAGAGCTTCATCCGCCTGTCGAAGTCGACGACGATTCCGATCGCCACCGGCGAACACCTGTACGGACGCTGGGAGGCCGAGCAGTTCTTCAAGGCCGACGCCTTGCAGTTCATCCAGGCGGATCCGGAATGGTGTGGCGGCGTGAGCGAGACGGTGAAGATCGCGCACCTGGCCTCGGTGCACGGCGTCAAACTACTGCCCCATTGCCACAACGTGCACGCCGCGTTGCACATCGTGGCCAGCCAGTCGCCGTCGGTGTGCCCTTTCGGCGAGTACCTCATCAACCATGTGCCCGAGAAGCTGCATTTCATGAAAGACCCGCTGCTCACCACCAATGGTCTCGTGCAGCTGTCCGAGAAACCCGGCTTCGGTATCGAATTCGATCCGGCCAAGGTCGAGAAGCAGGAAGTGTTGACGTCGGTCTGA
- the ligA gene encoding protocatechuate 4,5-dioxygenase subunit alpha, with the protein MSAPRDYEDIPGTYVYDSERGRVGYQLNQFCMSLNQPENRAAFKANEALYLDRFPLTAEQRETVLKRDWLGMLKVGGNIYYTIKIAFCDGLTFQDVAGMMCGMPKDEYAKMMLAGGRAPEGNLYKEPR; encoded by the coding sequence ATGAGCGCACCGCGCGACTACGAAGACATTCCGGGCACCTACGTGTACGACTCCGAGCGCGGCCGTGTGGGTTACCAGCTCAACCAGTTCTGCATGTCGCTGAACCAGCCGGAGAACCGTGCGGCGTTCAAGGCGAACGAGGCCTTGTACCTCGACCGGTTTCCGCTGACGGCCGAACAACGCGAGACCGTGCTCAAGCGCGACTGGTTAGGGATGCTCAAGGTCGGCGGCAACATCTATTACACGATCAAGATCGCGTTCTGCGACGGCCTCACCTTCCAGGACGTCGCCGGCATGATGTGCGGCATGCCGAAGGACGAGTACGCGAAGATGATGCTCGCGGGCGGCCGCGCTCCGGAAGGCAATCTCTACAAGGAGCCGCGCTAG